In Sinorhizobium sojae CCBAU 05684, a single window of DNA contains:
- the hutH gene encoding histidine ammonia-lyase — translation MTITLKPGSVPLNDLQTIFWTGEPALLDRAFDAPIEKAAGRIAEIVAGDAPVYGINTGFGKLASIKIDSADVATLQRNLIRSHCCGVGEALPENIVRLIMALKLISLGRGASGVRLELVRLIEAMLERGVIPLIPEKGSVGASGDLAPLAHMAAVMIGEGEAFFAGARMTATAALRAAGLSPVTLAAKEGLALINGTQVSTALALAGLFRTHRAAQAALITGALSTDAAMGSSAPFHPDIHALRGHRGQIDTAAALRRLLDGSAIRQSHVEGDERVQDPYCIRCQPQVDGACLDLLRSVAATLTVEANAVTDNPLVLSDDTVVSGGNFHAEPVAFAADQIALAVCEIGAISQRRIALLVDPALSYGLPAFLARNPGLNSGLMIAEVTSAALMSENKQLSHPASVDSTPTSANQEDHVSMACHGARRLGQMTDNLFSIVGIEALAGVQGIEFRAPLTTSPELQKAAAAVRAVSPTIDEDRYMADDLRAAGELVATGRLASAVSKGILPELEN, via the coding sequence ATGACTATCACCCTCAAGCCCGGCTCGGTTCCGCTCAATGACCTGCAGACGATCTTCTGGACCGGCGAGCCGGCCCTGCTCGATCGCGCCTTCGATGCCCCGATAGAGAAGGCTGCCGGCCGGATTGCGGAGATCGTTGCCGGCGACGCCCCGGTCTATGGCATCAATACCGGCTTCGGCAAACTGGCATCGATCAAGATCGACAGCGCCGACGTGGCGACGCTGCAGCGCAACCTCATCCGCTCGCATTGCTGCGGCGTTGGGGAGGCGCTGCCGGAGAACATCGTGCGCCTCATCATGGCACTCAAGCTGATCTCGCTCGGCCGCGGCGCCTCCGGCGTGCGGCTGGAACTCGTTCGTCTGATCGAGGCAATGCTGGAGCGCGGCGTCATTCCGCTGATCCCCGAAAAAGGGTCGGTCGGCGCCTCAGGCGACCTCGCTCCGCTCGCTCACATGGCTGCGGTGATGATCGGCGAGGGCGAAGCTTTCTTCGCAGGCGCGCGCATGACGGCGACCGCCGCGCTCAGAGCAGCCGGGCTTTCGCCGGTGACGCTCGCTGCCAAGGAGGGCCTGGCGCTGATCAACGGCACGCAGGTTTCGACGGCGCTGGCGCTCGCCGGCCTCTTCCGCACCCATCGCGCTGCGCAGGCAGCGCTCATCACCGGCGCGCTCTCGACCGACGCCGCCATGGGTTCCTCCGCCCCCTTCCATCCGGATATCCATGCGCTGCGCGGCCACCGCGGTCAGATCGACACTGCCGCCGCGCTTCGCCGCCTGCTCGATGGATCGGCCATTCGCCAGAGCCATGTCGAAGGCGACGAACGGGTGCAAGATCCCTATTGCATCCGCTGCCAGCCGCAGGTTGACGGCGCCTGTCTCGATCTCCTGCGTTCCGTCGCCGCCACGCTGACCGTCGAGGCCAATGCCGTGACGGACAACCCGCTGGTGCTCTCGGACGATACCGTCGTCTCCGGCGGCAATTTCCACGCCGAGCCGGTGGCTTTCGCCGCCGATCAGATCGCGCTTGCGGTCTGCGAGATCGGCGCCATTTCGCAGCGGCGGATCGCACTTCTCGTCGATCCTGCGCTGAGCTACGGCCTGCCCGCCTTCCTTGCCCGCAACCCCGGGCTCAATTCCGGCCTGATGATTGCCGAGGTCACCTCGGCGGCGCTGATGTCGGAGAACAAGCAACTCTCGCACCCCGCATCGGTCGACTCGACGCCGACCTCGGCAAACCAGGAAGATCATGTTTCCATGGCCTGCCACGGCGCCCGCCGTCTCGGGCAGATGACCGACAACCTCTTCTCGATCGTCGGCATAGAGGCGCTCGCCGGCGTGCAGGGCATCGAGTTCCGCGCCCCGCTGACGACTAGCCCGGAACTGCAGAAGGCCGCCGCCGCGGTGCGCGCCGTCTCGCCAACGATCGATGAGGATCGCTACATGGCCGACGACTTGCGGGCGGCCGGCGAACTCGTCGCCACCGGCCGGCTCGCCTCCGCCGTCTCCAAGGGTATCCTGCCGGAACTGGAGAACTGA
- the hutG gene encoding N-formylglutamate deformylase, with product MAVFEIRRGTSPVILSFPHTGTDVPAPIWQRLNDNGRLLADTDWHIHELYEGLLPEATTVRATIHRYVVDANRDPQGVSLYPGQNTTGLVPETDFDGTAIWQEGEGPTDADVTARLRDFHAPYHAALATEIARVKAIHGVAVLYDCHSIRSHIPFLFEGKLPDFNIGTDMGRTCAPAIEAAAVECAAKAAGYSHVLNGRFKGGWTTRHYGRPEDGVHAIQMELAQSTHLATEAPPFALDAAKAERLRVHLKAILERIETKACDIKRIGSEA from the coding sequence ATGGCCGTCTTCGAAATCCGGCGGGGCACCTCGCCCGTGATCCTCAGCTTTCCCCACACGGGCACAGACGTGCCGGCGCCGATCTGGCAGCGGCTGAACGACAACGGCCGGCTGCTGGCCGACACCGACTGGCACATCCACGAACTCTATGAAGGCCTGCTGCCGGAAGCGACGACGGTGCGGGCGACCATCCATCGCTACGTCGTCGACGCCAATCGCGACCCGCAGGGCGTCAGCCTCTATCCGGGTCAGAATACGACGGGTCTTGTGCCGGAGACCGATTTTGACGGCACGGCGATCTGGCAGGAGGGCGAAGGCCCCACAGACGCGGACGTCACAGCGCGGCTGCGCGATTTTCACGCACCGTATCATGCCGCACTTGCCACGGAGATCGCTCGCGTCAAGGCGATCCACGGCGTCGCAGTCCTCTATGACTGTCATTCGATCCGCTCGCATATTCCCTTTCTCTTCGAGGGCAAGCTGCCGGACTTCAATATCGGTACGGATATGGGCCGGACCTGTGCCCCGGCAATCGAGGCCGCGGCAGTCGAATGTGCCGCAAAAGCCGCGGGTTACAGCCATGTCCTGAATGGGCGCTTCAAGGGCGGTTGGACGACCCGCCACTATGGCAGGCCGGAAGACGGCGTGCACGCAATTCAGATGGAGTTGGCGCAGTCGACGCATCTTGCAACGGAAGCGCCGCCCTTCGCGCTCGACGCAGCCAAGGCAGAACGGCTTCGCGTCCATCTCAAGGCCATCCTGGAACGCATCGAAACAAAGGCATGCGACATCAAACGCATAGGGAGTGAGGCATGA
- the hutU gene encoding urocanate hydratase, whose translation MNNPRHNIREVRSPRGTELNAKSWLTEAPLRMLMNNLDPEVAENPHELVVYGGIGRAARTWADFDRIVATLKDLNEDETLLVQSGKPVGVFRTHKDAPRVLIANSNLVPHWATWDHFNELDKKGLAMYGQMTAGSWIYIGTQGIVQGTYETFAEAGRKHYGGNLKGKWILTGGLGGMGGAQPLAAVMAGASCLAVECNPDSIDFRLRTRYLDEKAETLEDAMAMIERWTEAGEAKSVGLLGNASEILPEMVRRGIRPDIVTDQTSAHDPINGYLPKGWTMAEWKAKRESDPKEVERAARASMREHVEAMLAFWDVGIPTLDYGNNIRQVAKDEGLARAFDFPGFVPAYIRPLFCKGIGPFRWAALSGDPEDIYKTDRKVKELLPDNRHLHNWLDMARERIAFQGLPARICWVGLGERHRLGLAFNEMVRTGELKAPIVIGRDHLDSGSVASPNRETEAMKDGSDAVSDWPLLNALLNTASGATWVSLHHGGGVGMGFSQHSGMVICCDGSEDADRRIARVLWNDPATGVMRHADAGYDIAVDCAEEQGLRLPAILGN comes from the coding sequence ATGAACAATCCGCGCCACAATATCCGCGAGGTGCGCAGCCCGCGCGGAACCGAGCTCAATGCCAAGAGCTGGCTGACGGAAGCGCCGCTCCGGATGCTGATGAACAATCTCGACCCGGAGGTTGCCGAAAACCCGCACGAACTCGTCGTCTATGGCGGCATCGGTCGCGCGGCCCGGACCTGGGCCGATTTCGACCGCATTGTCGCGACACTCAAGGACCTGAACGAGGACGAGACCCTGCTCGTCCAGTCCGGCAAGCCTGTCGGCGTTTTCCGCACCCATAAGGATGCGCCGCGTGTGCTGATTGCCAATTCCAACCTCGTGCCGCACTGGGCGACCTGGGACCATTTCAACGAACTGGATAAGAAGGGCCTTGCCATGTACGGCCAGATGACGGCCGGCTCCTGGATCTACATCGGCACGCAAGGCATCGTGCAGGGCACCTACGAGACCTTCGCCGAGGCAGGCCGCAAGCATTATGGCGGCAATCTCAAGGGCAAATGGATCCTGACTGGCGGCCTCGGCGGCATGGGCGGCGCGCAGCCGCTCGCGGCTGTCATGGCCGGCGCCTCATGCCTTGCGGTCGAGTGCAATCCGGACTCGATCGATTTCCGCCTGCGCACCCGTTATCTCGACGAGAAGGCGGAGACGCTCGAGGACGCGATGGCGATGATCGAGCGCTGGACAGAGGCAGGCGAGGCAAAGTCCGTCGGGCTGCTCGGCAACGCTTCGGAAATTCTCCCGGAAATGGTCCGCCGCGGCATTCGCCCCGATATCGTCACCGACCAGACCTCGGCGCACGATCCGATCAACGGCTATCTGCCCAAGGGCTGGACGATGGCCGAATGGAAGGCCAAGCGCGAAAGCGATCCGAAAGAGGTCGAGAGGGCAGCCCGCGCATCGATGCGCGAGCATGTCGAAGCCATGCTCGCCTTCTGGGACGTGGGCATCCCGACGCTCGACTACGGCAACAACATCCGCCAGGTCGCGAAGGACGAGGGCCTGGCGCGTGCCTTCGACTTCCCCGGCTTCGTGCCCGCCTATATTCGCCCACTCTTCTGCAAGGGTATCGGACCGTTCCGCTGGGCCGCCCTTTCCGGCGATCCGGAAGACATCTACAAGACTGACCGGAAGGTGAAAGAACTGCTGCCGGACAATAGGCACCTGCACAATTGGCTCGACATGGCGCGCGAACGCATCGCCTTTCAGGGCCTTCCGGCACGCATCTGCTGGGTTGGCCTTGGCGAGCGTCATCGCCTCGGCCTCGCATTCAATGAGATGGTACGAACGGGCGAGTTGAAGGCGCCTATCGTCATCGGCCGCGACCACCTTGATTCCGGCTCGGTGGCATCGCCGAACCGCGAGACGGAAGCGATGAAGGATGGATCCGATGCGGTGTCCGACTGGCCTCTGCTCAACGCGCTGCTCAACACCGCTTCCGGCGCCACCTGGGTGTCGCTGCACCATGGCGGCGGCGTCGGGATGGGCTTCTCGCAGCATTCCGGCATGGTGATCTGCTGCGACGGCAGCGAGGATGCGGACCGCCGCATCGCGCGGGTACTCTGGAACGATCCGGCGACCGGCGTCATGCGCCACGCCGATGCGGGCTACGACATTGCGGTGGACTGCGCCGAGGAACAGGGGCTGCGCCTGCCCGCCATTCTCGGGAACTGA
- a CDS encoding Thivi_2564 family membrane protein, whose translation MSVLISILITFLVVVLVLYLVNRLPLDGRTKQIVQVIVIIIGILSLMRYLAVF comes from the coding sequence ATGTCCGTATTGATCAGCATTCTGATTACGTTTCTCGTCGTCGTCCTGGTGCTTTACCTCGTCAACCGGCTGCCGCTGGACGGCCGCACGAAGCAGATCGTCCAGGTTATCGTGATCATCATCGGCATCCTCTCGCTAATGAGATATCTCGCCGTATTCTGA
- the uxuA gene encoding mannonate dehydratase — protein MLESWRWYGPFDKIKLAEIAQTGASGIVTALHEIPYGEVWPVETIRARQAEIAGNGLGLHWAVVESLPVHENIKRGEGDLTALFANYRQSLANLAACGIRTVCYNFMPLLDWTRTRLDAPVSRGGTCLRFEAHEMAAFEVHMLKREGAEADYSPEVLEKARNWHDASDENARQTLLASIMAGLPGAYDRYDVEGLRQALEHYKDIGRAELQANYARFLAEVVPAAEELGMRLCVHPDDPPRDILGLPRIVSSEEDVAWILAQQQARANGLTLCSGSLGANPANDVPAIAERFADRIHFAHLRNVRKDPDGSFEEAAHLEGDTDMVALVAALIREENRRREEGRLDWSIPFRPDHGHELLSDSGRGTHPGYPLIGRMRGLAELRGIVRALTHERIHFA, from the coding sequence ATGCTTGAAAGCTGGCGCTGGTACGGTCCCTTTGACAAGATCAAGCTTGCCGAAATCGCCCAGACCGGCGCCTCCGGCATCGTGACCGCCTTGCACGAGATCCCCTATGGCGAGGTCTGGCCGGTGGAGACGATCCGCGCGCGGCAGGCCGAAATTGCAGGAAACGGGCTCGGGCTCCATTGGGCGGTGGTGGAAAGCCTGCCGGTCCACGAGAACATCAAGCGCGGTGAGGGCGATCTGACTGCGCTCTTTGCCAATTACCGCCAGTCGCTCGCCAATCTCGCGGCCTGCGGCATCCGGACCGTCTGCTACAATTTCATGCCGCTTCTCGACTGGACCCGGACCCGGCTCGACGCTCCGGTATCCCGCGGCGGCACCTGCCTGCGCTTCGAAGCCCATGAGATGGCCGCCTTCGAGGTTCACATGCTGAAGCGTGAAGGTGCGGAGGCCGACTATTCGCCGGAGGTTCTGGAAAAGGCGCGAAACTGGCACGACGCTTCCGACGAGAACGCCCGCCAAACGCTGCTTGCCAGCATCATGGCCGGCCTACCCGGCGCCTATGACCGCTACGATGTCGAGGGGCTGAGACAGGCGCTCGAGCATTACAAGGATATCGGCCGCGCCGAACTGCAAGCCAACTACGCCCGATTCCTCGCGGAGGTCGTCCCCGCTGCAGAAGAACTCGGCATGCGGCTCTGCGTCCATCCGGATGATCCGCCGCGCGACATTCTCGGTCTGCCGCGCATCGTCTCAAGCGAAGAGGATGTCGCCTGGATTCTCGCGCAGCAGCAGGCGAGGGCAAACGGCCTGACGCTCTGCTCGGGCTCGCTCGGCGCCAATCCGGCAAACGACGTTCCGGCGATCGCCGAGCGCTTTGCCGACCGCATCCACTTCGCGCATCTGCGCAACGTCCGCAAGGACCCGGACGGATCGTTCGAAGAGGCGGCGCATCTCGAGGGCGACACCGACATGGTCGCACTCGTCGCGGCGCTCATCCGCGAGGAGAACCGCCGGCGAGAGGAAGGCCGGCTCGACTGGAGCATTCCGTTCCGCCCCGACCACGGCCACGAATTGCTGAGTGACTCTGGACGCGGCACGCATCCGGGCTATCCCCTGATCGGCCGAATGCGGGGACTCGCGGAACTGCGCGGCATCGTCCGGGCGCTCACCCACGAGCGTATCCATTTCGCCTGA
- a CDS encoding mannitol dehydrogenase family protein gives MEVGLPADHPRLHGPEVPRAGTGIVHLGLGAFYRAHGAIYFAEAMKASGGDWGIVGVSLVRPDQRDLLRPQNFAYSAVELGPDGEMPQVISIINDVLVAPEDPQAVLDAMSAPTTRIVTLTVTEKGYCHEPSTGRLNRDHPDIRHDLANASAPKSTIGFLVRALERRRGEGTRPFTVLCCDNLPENGRVVRGIVLEFAGLVDGGLAEWIAAEVAFPSTMVDRIVPATKPEDIERLAGRTGVLDRSPVIHEPFRQWVVEDNFVDGVRPDLGAVGVELVADVTPYEHMKLRCLNGTHSSLAYLGYLAGHETISDTVADPVFAAFVRHLWNSEIVPVLQAPPGVDLGAYTNSLFERYANPAIRHRTWQIAMDGSQKLPQRILGTVLENLTAGRVPKGLILAIAAWMRYVGGRDEKGEPIDVRDPLATELKALSDSADSAEKTVEALLGVGKIFPSELAGHAAFREALIESHRGLIEKGAREMTKDVTNA, from the coding sequence ATGGAGGTTGGCTTGCCCGCTGATCATCCCCGTCTTCACGGTCCGGAAGTGCCGCGCGCCGGCACCGGAATCGTCCACCTCGGACTAGGCGCCTTCTATCGCGCCCATGGCGCCATCTATTTCGCGGAAGCCATGAAGGCGTCCGGCGGCGATTGGGGCATCGTCGGCGTCAGCCTGGTCCGGCCCGACCAGCGCGATCTGCTCCGTCCGCAGAACTTTGCCTATAGCGCGGTGGAACTCGGCCCGGACGGGGAGATGCCGCAGGTGATTTCGATCATCAATGACGTCCTCGTGGCGCCCGAGGACCCGCAGGCGGTTCTCGACGCCATGTCGGCGCCGACGACGCGAATCGTCACCTTGACGGTCACCGAGAAGGGCTATTGCCACGAGCCGTCGACGGGTCGTTTGAACCGGGACCATCCGGACATCCGCCATGATCTTGCGAATGCGAGCGCGCCGAAATCGACCATCGGCTTCCTGGTCCGGGCGCTGGAACGCCGGCGGGGCGAGGGAACGAGGCCGTTCACCGTGCTCTGCTGCGACAACCTGCCGGAAAACGGCCGCGTCGTGCGTGGCATCGTGCTCGAATTCGCCGGCTTGGTCGACGGGGGGCTCGCCGAATGGATTGCTGCCGAGGTCGCGTTCCCCTCGACCATGGTCGATCGCATCGTGCCGGCGACCAAGCCCGAGGATATCGAGCGGCTGGCCGGGCGGACCGGAGTGCTCGACCGGTCGCCGGTCATACACGAGCCGTTCCGCCAGTGGGTGGTGGAGGACAATTTCGTCGACGGCGTCCGGCCTGACCTCGGCGCTGTCGGCGTGGAACTGGTCGCCGACGTCACACCCTACGAGCACATGAAGCTGCGTTGCCTCAATGGCACGCACTCGTCTCTCGCCTACCTCGGCTATCTCGCCGGGCATGAGACGATCAGCGACACCGTCGCCGATCCGGTCTTTGCCGCCTTCGTCCGACATCTCTGGAACAGTGAGATCGTTCCGGTGCTCCAAGCCCCGCCGGGCGTCGACCTCGGCGCCTATACCAATTCGCTGTTCGAGCGATATGCCAACCCGGCCATCCGGCACCGCACCTGGCAGATCGCCATGGATGGCTCGCAGAAGCTGCCGCAGCGTATCCTCGGCACCGTTCTGGAAAACCTCACCGCGGGCCGCGTTCCCAAGGGCCTCATCCTCGCCATTGCCGCCTGGATGCGCTATGTCGGCGGCAGGGACGAAAAGGGCGAGCCGATCGACGTTCGCGACCCGCTCGCCACAGAGCTCAAGGCGCTGAGCGACAGCGCAGACAGCGCCGAGAAGACCGTCGAGGCCTTGCTCGGCGTCGGCAAGATATTCCCCTCCGAGCTTGCTGGGCACGCTGCTTTCCGAGAGGCGCTTATCGAAAGCCATAGGGGGCTCATTGAAAAGGGCGCCCGCGAAATGACGAAGGACGTCACGAATGCTTGA
- the kduD gene encoding 2-dehydro-3-deoxy-D-gluconate 5-dehydrogenase KduD has product MSDIFSLQGKRALVTGANTGIGQAIALSFAKAGAEVICAGRSSVEETLDLIAEAGGRASGLPLDLSGPVAGNSVFVENAPVDILVNNAGIIRRADSVDFTEADWDDVMNVNLKAVFFLCQAFARTVFQRGGGGKIINIASMLSFQGGIRVPSYTASKSGVAGLTKLLANEWAAKGINVNAIAPGYIATNNTEALRADEGRNKAILDRIPAGRWGDPDDIGGAAVFLASPAAKYVHGAILNVDGGWLAR; this is encoded by the coding sequence GTGAGCGACATCTTCTCCTTGCAAGGCAAACGCGCGCTCGTGACCGGCGCCAACACCGGCATTGGCCAGGCGATCGCCCTTTCCTTTGCCAAGGCCGGCGCGGAGGTGATCTGCGCCGGGCGGTCTTCCGTCGAGGAAACGCTGGATCTGATCGCCGAAGCCGGCGGTAGGGCTTCGGGCCTGCCTCTTGACCTTTCCGGCCCGGTCGCCGGGAACTCCGTCTTCGTCGAAAACGCCCCGGTCGACATTCTCGTCAACAATGCCGGCATTATCCGGCGGGCGGATTCGGTCGATTTCACCGAGGCCGACTGGGACGACGTCATGAACGTCAATCTGAAGGCGGTCTTTTTCCTCTGCCAGGCTTTTGCACGCACGGTCTTCCAGCGCGGTGGTGGGGGCAAGATCATCAATATCGCGTCGATGCTGTCGTTTCAGGGCGGCATTCGCGTTCCCTCCTACACCGCGTCGAAGAGCGGCGTTGCCGGACTGACGAAGCTGCTCGCCAATGAATGGGCGGCCAAGGGCATAAACGTCAACGCCATCGCTCCCGGCTATATCGCCACCAACAACACCGAGGCGCTGCGCGCCGACGAGGGCCGCAACAAGGCCATCCTAGACCGCATCCCCGCCGGCCGCTGGGGCGATCCCGACGACATCGGCGGCGCGGCGGTGTTCTTAGCTTCTCCGGCGGCGAAATACGTGCATGGCGCAATCCTCAACGTCGATGGAGGTTGGCTTGCCCGCTGA
- the kduI gene encoding 5-dehydro-4-deoxy-D-glucuronate isomerase encodes MLNVEIRHAIDPKTAKAFDTKAMREHFHVGGIFREGEINLIYTHYDRMIVGGAVPAGKRLELDHVKPCGTASILDRRELVVVNIGAEGIVTAGTEYKMAKGDMLYLGMGSGSIEFSGDGRFYILSAPAHQTYPSRLIKIDEAASISLGAQETSNERTIYQFVHPEVMKSCQLVVGMTKLKNGSVWNTMPAHVHDRRMEAYLYFDLADNQRVFHMMGEPEETRHLVLKNEEGAISPPWSIHSGAGTGSYTFIWAMAGDNVDYKDVEMVSMETLK; translated from the coding sequence ATGCTGAACGTCGAAATCCGCCATGCGATCGACCCGAAAACCGCCAAGGCCTTCGATACGAAAGCAATGCGCGAGCACTTTCACGTCGGCGGCATTTTCCGGGAAGGCGAGATCAATCTCATCTACACCCATTACGATCGCATGATCGTCGGCGGCGCGGTTCCGGCGGGCAAGCGCCTCGAGCTCGACCACGTCAAACCGTGCGGCACGGCCTCAATCCTCGACCGGCGCGAACTGGTCGTCGTCAATATCGGTGCCGAGGGCATCGTCACGGCCGGAACAGAATACAAGATGGCCAAGGGCGACATGCTCTATCTCGGCATGGGGTCCGGTTCGATCGAATTTTCCGGCGATGGCCGCTTCTATATCCTCTCCGCCCCTGCGCACCAGACCTATCCCTCGCGGCTCATCAAGATCGACGAGGCCGCCAGCATCTCGCTCGGCGCGCAGGAGACCTCGAACGAGCGCACCATCTATCAGTTCGTGCATCCCGAAGTGATGAAGTCCTGCCAGCTCGTCGTCGGCATGACCAAGCTGAAAAACGGTTCCGTCTGGAACACGATGCCCGCCCACGTCCATGACCGGCGCATGGAGGCCTATCTTTATTTCGATCTCGCCGACAACCAGCGTGTCTTCCACATGATGGGCGAGCCGGAGGAAACCCGCCATCTTGTGCTCAAGAACGAAGAGGGAGCAATCTCTCCGCCCTGGTCGATCCATTCGGGGGCGGGGACAGGCTCCTACACCTTCATCTGGGCAATGGCCGGCGACAATGTCGACTACAAGGACGTCGAAATGGTCTCCATGGAGACGCTGAAGTGA
- a CDS encoding cupin domain-containing protein, whose amino-acid sequence MTEPLVSTYPPVDAGNGVTRRVLSESPELMVVEFRFVKDGVGALHNHPHVQATYVQSGLFEFTIGDEVVLVRPGDSFVIPSLTMHGCRALEEGVLIDTFTPRRDDFL is encoded by the coding sequence ATGACGGAACCGCTCGTTAGCACCTATCCACCGGTGGACGCCGGCAATGGCGTCACCCGTCGCGTCCTGTCCGAAAGCCCGGAGCTCATGGTCGTCGAGTTCCGGTTTGTAAAGGATGGGGTCGGCGCGCTTCACAACCATCCGCATGTACAGGCGACCTACGTGCAGTCGGGTCTGTTCGAATTCACGATCGGAGACGAGGTCGTCCTGGTCAGGCCCGGCGACAGTTTCGTTATCCCGTCCCTGACGATGCACGGCTGCCGCGCACTGGAGGAGGGCGTTCTGATCGATACCTTCACGCCGCGTCGCGATGACTTTCTTTGA
- a CDS encoding TRAP transporter large permease yields the protein MELWILFGTFTFLLLIGTPVAFCLGVSSFATVLYLGLPPVVIFQRLNSGVSVFALMAIPFFIYAGDLMVRGDIARRLVALAGSLVGHLRGGLGQVNILASVMFGGVSGSAAADASAVGGLMVPQMKARGYGVDYAVNITVVGSIIALMIPPSHNMIIYSISAGGRISIADLFTAGIIPGLLLALCLMVAAWVVAKQRGYPTEAFPGLRAMGHLFVSAVPGLILIAIIFGGVRSGVFTASESSNIAVVYALLVTLLVYRTLSWEDFKEATFAAVRTTAMVLMVIGCAASFGWLLAYLKVPTAMVSLLQGVSENPLVILLLLNIVLLILGTFMDMSPLIVITTPIFLPVATAFGVDPVHFGVILILNLGIGLCTPPVGAVLFVGCAVGRIPISQALQTIWPFYGAAVAALLLVTYVPALSLWLPSLFH from the coding sequence ATGGAACTCTGGATCCTGTTCGGCACCTTTACCTTTCTTCTGCTCATCGGCACGCCCGTCGCCTTTTGTCTCGGCGTATCCAGCTTCGCGACCGTGCTCTATCTCGGCCTGCCGCCGGTCGTCATTTTCCAGCGCTTGAATTCCGGCGTATCGGTCTTCGCGCTCATGGCGATCCCCTTTTTCATCTATGCCGGTGATCTGATGGTCCGTGGTGATATCGCACGCCGGCTCGTGGCGCTCGCCGGTTCGCTGGTCGGCCACCTTCGGGGAGGACTCGGCCAGGTGAACATTCTGGCGTCGGTCATGTTCGGCGGGGTGTCCGGCTCGGCCGCCGCCGATGCCTCCGCCGTCGGCGGCCTGATGGTGCCGCAGATGAAGGCGCGCGGCTACGGTGTCGACTACGCCGTCAACATAACGGTGGTCGGCTCGATCATCGCCCTGATGATCCCGCCGTCGCACAACATGATCATCTATTCGATCTCCGCCGGTGGGAGAATTTCCATCGCGGACCTGTTCACGGCGGGCATTATCCCGGGTCTCCTGCTGGCGCTCTGCCTGATGGTCGCCGCCTGGGTTGTCGCCAAACAGCGCGGCTATCCGACGGAAGCGTTCCCCGGCCTGCGGGCAATGGGACATTTGTTCGTCTCGGCCGTACCCGGTCTCATCCTAATCGCCATCATCTTCGGGGGCGTACGCTCGGGTGTCTTCACGGCATCGGAATCCTCCAATATCGCCGTCGTCTACGCGCTGCTCGTGACCCTGCTCGTCTATCGCACGTTGAGCTGGGAGGACTTCAAGGAGGCGACCTTCGCGGCGGTTCGCACGACGGCCATGGTATTGATGGTGATCGGCTGTGCGGCGTCCTTCGGCTGGCTTCTCGCCTACCTCAAAGTGCCGACGGCGATGGTTTCGCTGTTGCAGGGCGTCTCCGAGAACCCGCTCGTCATCCTCCTGCTGCTGAACATCGTCCTCCTGATCCTCGGCACCTTCATGGACATGTCGCCGCTGATCGTCATCACCACGCCGATCTTCCTGCCGGTCGCAACCGCCTTCGGCGTCGACCCGGTCCATTTCGGCGTGATCCTCATCCTGAACCTGGGCATAGGCCTCTGCACGCCGCCGGTCGGAGCCGTACTCTTCGTCGGCTGCGCCGTCGGGCGAATACCGATCTCGCAGGCGTTGCAAACCATATGGCCCTTCTATGGCGCCGCGGTCGCCGCGCTGCTGCTGGTCACCTATGTGCCGGCGCTCTCGCTCTGGCTGCCCTCGCTATTCCATTAG
- a CDS encoding TRAP transporter small permease, whose amino-acid sequence MQNTMKSVARVMGTLSGAALWIAGIGLVLMTVFIAAQVFWRYLLNDSLTWSEPASVMIMGWFIFLGAAVGIREGYHLSFDILLHVLPQRGKEILHTLSDIFVAGFGGGMIFYGAQLAMKTAGNQMPSLGISGAFDFLPIVAGGVLVVLFSLERIARRAAGLHTARFGEAEQEH is encoded by the coding sequence TTGCAAAACACTATGAAGAGCGTCGCGCGTGTCATGGGCACCCTCTCCGGGGCCGCGCTCTGGATCGCCGGCATCGGTCTCGTCCTGATGACCGTTTTCATCGCCGCCCAGGTCTTCTGGCGCTATCTCCTGAACGACAGCCTGACCTGGAGCGAGCCCGCCTCCGTGATGATCATGGGGTGGTTCATCTTTCTTGGTGCCGCAGTCGGCATCCGGGAAGGCTATCACCTCTCGTTCGACATCCTGCTCCATGTCCTGCCGCAACGGGGCAAGGAGATCCTGCACACGCTCTCGGATATCTTCGTGGCAGGCTTCGGCGGCGGCATGATCTTCTACGGCGCGCAACTGGCGATGAAGACGGCGGGCAATCAAATGCCGAGCCTCGGCATTTCCGGCGCCTTCGATTTCCTACCCATAGTGGCCGGCGGCGTGCTGGTCGTTCTCTTTTCCCTCGAGCGCATTGCCCGGCGCGCGGCAGGTCTTCACACCGCCCGCTTCGGCGAAGCGGAACAGGAGCACTGA